The genomic stretch tttcatgggaaaagaggaccttggaccacgggccaacagtccagtccttcttctccttggcccagtggagacgcttcctacgttggctcaggttcagaagtggcttgacccgaggaacccgacagttgtagcccatctcccggatgcgtctgaatgtggtggtttttgaagctgtgattcccgcctcattccactctttctggatctctgccagattcttgaatcttccctgtttgataatccgctgaagcccacggtcatctcttttgctggtgcatcttctcctgccacattttgcccttcctctagactttccattgatatgcttggacacagcactctgtgaacaaccagcctccttagctatgaacttttgtggcttttcaatgatggtcttctggccagttgtcatgtctgcagtcttccccatattgaacccaactgagacaattgaaccaaactgaagcaatttcgtgggtttaatgagctggaagcccaaattatgtgaaaataaacacataaatacttgaaatcgtttaaattgtgggccctgaatctataatctatgaaagtttaactttttgaatggaattatggaaattgaacaacttttccatgacattctaattttttggaaagggtctgtatatactTGTATACACGACCACAGGACAGCACCCAGGGGAGTTGCAGTACACCCTGCCCACCTGAGGGGGTGCTCTCGTGCTGCGGGGGAGGACTGATAAACATTATCAACAggttacatatacatatatacacagtgtgtatatatatatatatatatatatatatatatatatatatatatatacagtcaaacctgtcttagcggccacctttatagaacagccacctgcctatagcagccactgaaaaatccccctcagcaaatgtacatgttatagaccctgtgtatagcagtcatcTGTCCAACGCGgacagcggccacccattttgtctcccttggtcaatatctgaccgcatatagcggccaaattaccaactcaagtagaagcttcatgcacgaaaaagtttagtttttcaatcaatgaagccgtcgtgtgtagactttaattactgagtcctagctcagtcacaatcattcacaagatccacacaaactgtcagttgttccacataaaaaagccgtcttcttttgagcttgctatttcatggtcaaacatgtaactttaagagcatttgcaccaaaacattaccgcaaagtaggctgggaacaagccccactacatagctgtccagccaatgcctgtaacaagtgacaccgtttatttcctggtgtgcactggtcaatactgtaatgccgcttgttgtggggaaggagagactcacgtcgccgatgcactttaatggctttattaacagcggagaacactgcaggactttacatccacgccaacataaacacacttcccaactctctccaaactcacagctagcactgagcctagctctcctgctcgggacgcccgccgtcacttcccgtcacttcccgatgaactaaagctgtaatgacactctgccgtacaggtatactgtatatagcccACGAGTGAGAGAGGGCGCTATTGAGCCATTATTCCATTCACTGTTAGAACAAGTGGAATCACAACATACACACCCATTCATAGTTAGCAAGCTAATTATTCAATGGCTTCTAAGGCTGTGAAGTCGCATGGAGGTCGGAATCAACTCTCGCTTGAGAAGAAGATTGAGCTCATCAGGATGCATGACAAGGACAAGTTGAGTGCCCGTGCCATCGCCGTGAAGCTGTCTACCCAGGGTCATCGATGCGGGAGGACTCAAATTCTGAATATTCTCAAGCGCAAGCAGGAGTGGATTGAGGAGTTTCAAAGCAACATGCCACTTGACCGCAAGAGGAAGGTCAGGAAGACAGCAAATGATGAGCTCAATGCCATCCTCTACGAGTGGTTTAAGGACAGTACGGCTCGGCAGCTCCCTGTGAGTGGACCGCTTCTGCAGGAGAAGGCAAAGGAGATAGCAACCCAGCTCCAACTCGATGAATTCAAGGCATCCAATGGTTGGTTAGACGCCTTTCGTCGGCGTCACAACGTTATCTTTGGGAAGATGAATGGAGAGAGTGGGGGCGTGGAGACCGCAGTAGTTGACGACTGGAAGCAGAAGCTGCGGGATCTATGTGACGGCTATGCCTTTCGTGACATATACAACATGGACGAGACAGGGCTGTTCTACAAGGCATCCATCGACTCCACCCTGCATTTTAAAGGAACAGACTGCTCCGGCGGGAAGCAGTCAAAGGAGCGCATCACCCTGATGCTTTGCGCAAACGCCCTCGGGGAGAAAGAGCCAGCCATGGTGATCGGAAAAGCAATCAAGCCGCATTGCTTTGGGAAGATCGACCGGAAGGATCTGCTTGTCGACTATCACGCTAACAAGAAGGCATGGATGACCAGCAATCTCTTTGAGCTGTTCATGACGAATCTCAACAAGAAGATGCAGCGGCAAAGTAGGAAGATTCTGATGCTCCTGGATGATGCTCCATGTCACCCTCACCTGCAGCTGTCAAACATCAAGCTCATATTTCTACCACCGAACACCACCTCTATCACCCAGCCAATGGACCAGGGCATCATCCAAGCAGCAAAGCTAAAGTTCCGCAAGCGGCAGCTGAGAAGCATCATACATCAGATGGAACAGGAGCCGAGCCTGACAGCACCAGAACTCATGAGAAACACAGACATCCTCAAGGCCATCTACTGGGTTGACAGAGCGTGGAAGGACACCAGCCCTGAGACCATCCAGAAGTGCTTTACCAAGTGTGGTGTCGGCCCTCAGGACTTCGAGGCAGGGGCAGAGCAGGTGAAAGCAGAGGAGCCAGGAGATGAATTGGATGCCGTGTGCCAGAAGGAGTTGAAAATGTCATTAGAAGAGTTGGTGGGGGCTGATGAATTGCTGGCGACTACCGATCAGAATCAGGCTACGACTCTGGAGGACTACCAACGACGGCTAGAGAACACAGACAAACCCCAACCCAGCCAACAGGAGCCAAATCTGATTAGTTTTTCAGAAGCATTCAGGAGCCTTGAACAGATGAAAACATTGGCGGTCAGCAAGGGATGCATTGAGATGCTGGATAGGTGCACCGACTTGGAGGAGGCAGTACAGAGGGAGTGTCAGCGTCAAAAGCAGGCGGCAAGGCAGACATTGATGTTTGATTTTTTCAAGAAAGTTTAAGATCAGCACTCACAGATGATAGATTCATATTCATTCTTCATATTCATCATTTGAGAAAACTTTAATTTTGTTCTCTTGCAATTGaaatttgttcaaaaataataaacatatttgaaacaagaaacatgtactggaataatgttttaaatgtaaagatgatattaaaacttttttttatacaaaactAGAATTTTCAGCCAACCAAatccaaattcaaaaacaaaatactgtattaaaaacaaacataacaagacATTACTAaaagaataacaagcctagtagtgctttacaacttttatccgcagtcccacagtgccctctactggtcaacattattattattattttttcccccttttttttttttttcctctactggtcaatatTCAAattggacgccaacctgtctatagaggccacatgtctgtagcggccacttttgcagactccctctagtggccgctatagacaagtttgactgtatatacaggtactgtatatatatattttattacctatctacatatttttgaaatatgtataacttcttagccctcgctggaaaaaacgTGGGCACCGCCTGACGAACCTGTTGATAATGTTTATCAGCCTTCCCCCGCAGCACGAGAGCACCCCCTCAGTTGGGCAGGGTGTACTGCAACTCCCCTGGGTGCTGTCCTGTGGTCGTGTGGCGGCATTCCTCTTTAGTGCAGCGTTAAAAACACACTGGCTTTTTATTGCAATCATAGTAAGGTGGATAAGAAGTACATTGGACTGATGTCCATCTTATCATTTGATGTGTCGACTAGCGTGAGGTTGGAGTGATGTTTTGTCACGACTTCCAGGACTTATTCGGAGGGTGAAGGTCAAAGCTTACACGCTATCATCTATCTTGCAGACCTTCAACGACACGTCACGTGGCCCGCATGGCTTCTTGCTCTTCAacttgaaaaataaaacaccgGGCAGGAAGGGAAAGGTCAGTGGAGGAGACAAGTGATGATGGTGGCAATGGAGGGAAGCACGTACTGTACCGTAAATCCTCTCATTTAGGAGAGGGAAGAATAAGAAAGTgtcatacagtcgtcccttgtttacaGCGCTTCACTGGTTCCAGGCCCCACCGtgatagttagagcatagaaaacctgtttgtgacttctaaatatgttttttaacaagaTTGTACcaccactatagtcactttacactcctgttattcattggtTACACCACATTTCTACTGCCAGCTGCTGAGCAAGacaaatgtaccacttccacacaggatgggagTATAACTTTTttgtcactctatcatgtgggacaagccatggctgacttcacgGCTTCACGCAGTGTTAAGCTAATGCCTTGTAAGCTaacgtctcaatgttttgtgtcattactgccacctagtgagcacaatgctacatatcacttggatttacagtacatactgtaggttTGGACCAATGATACACCAAAGTCTACCACCaagcagccatcatttattcattcattcatttccaaaAAAACGCAGTATGCGAAGGACAACTGTGGCTCATTCGCTAATGCaagaagaaataaatacaggagtaaAATACTGACATTATTACGTAACaagtaaataaatacggaaTATAAACCTGACATCAACGTAAATGATATCACATACTGATATTAAACAATAATAGATGAATGAGTTCATGAAAAAATGTGTATCGACAATGAGGTCtttataacataataataataataataataataataataataataataataataataataataataataatgatacatgGATCAATGTGCCAGACACATTCCATCATGGAAAAAACTTATCAGAAATTGTGGTATTCATCAAATAATCATACATTATTTAAATCAGGTGTACAATGATATCAGACGCTGTGGTATTCATTCAATATTGACAAAAGAATGAAACTGGgctaaatgatatcagacatatGCGTGTAGTGTTTGTCAGCGTGGTTGCTATGGCTTGTTGCTGTTGATGACATGGTGAATGAGGGAGTTGCATGGAGACAGGCTGATACCTGCGTGATGCTGCTTTTTCTGCAGGCTGAAGGAGACCGAGTGGTGGACGGCTGCCACACGGCTCAGAGGACGACTTTTCTGGtacgtttttgttgttgtttttgtgtcacTCTGCAACATCATCATTTTCCAAAACACGGCGGCCTTTCGGAAGCGACTGTTCCCTTCAGCGGCGTGTGCCCCCCACCTAACCCCCTCTCACCGCGTGCCATCGCACAAGCATCAGTCTGTGTGGCGTCGCTGGCAAAGGTCTCCTCTCGTCTGCTCCAAACTACTTCCTCCATGATGCTGATGTGCTGATATCATATCAACAGGCTCCACACTGTACATAATACTTCTGACTGCAGTTACTGATATCATAGCAGATAGATCATGACTTGTGTTGTGTATTGGTATGACACCTGTGATGGGCGATACTGATATGATCGTAATTACTTTAGGGCTGGTGATGTGGACTGCAGATTTGACACCAGTGATGGATAATACCCATATGATACCAGATCGATAAGACCTTTTATTGGTCTTTCTTGGTATGATATCAGACTAGTCGTGGGCGATACTGACTAGATACCAGTGATGACAAATACTACCATTAATTAGCAATACTGATATGATACCAGATAGATAAGGACTAGTGGTCGGTAATACGGATGTATGATATCAGTCAAATGATACCAGATAGATAAGGACTAGTGGTCGATAATACGGATGTATGATATCAGTCACATGATAACAGATAGATAAGGACTAGTGGTTGGTAATACGGATGTATGATATCAGTCACATGATACCAGATAGATAAGGACTAGTGGTCGGTAATACGGATGTATGATATCAGAGAATGATATCatacatgatatgatatgatatcagTCACATGATACCAGATAGACTAGTGGTGGTTAATACGGATATGATATGATACCAGTGATGAGCAATACTGGTGTGATATCAGTAATCAGGGAGGACTGATAATATGataccttccatccatccattttctataccgcttcatcctcattagggttcgcaggggcatgctggagcctatcccagctgacttggggcgacaggcggggtgcaccctggactggtgtccagccaatggcagggcacatatagacaaccactcacattcatacctatggaccatttagagtctccaatgaagctaacatgcatgtttttgggatgtgggaggaaacccccccacacacggggagaacatgcaaactccacacagaaatgcccaagggagaatccaacccaggtcttccatctccagactgttactgtgttggccaacatgctaaccactagaccaccgtgccgcCCAGTGTGATACCTGTGGTTGTCAATAATGATGTGATAGAGATTAGATAACGAGGCATGATAGGTGATACTGTGTTACACATGATGGGTGATATTGATGCGACACCAGTGACTGCTGTGATACCAACGATAAATAATACTGATATGATACCAGATCGAAAATAACTTTCAATGGGTTTTGACATTGGTGTGATATCAGCTAGATGATGACTAGTTATGGGTGACACTGCTATGATAGCGGTGATGAGTAGTTAGTGATAGCAGGTAGGTAGATGCCAGTTTCAGGATGAAGCAGTAAAGATTGGAACCATCCATGCACTTGAAGCACGTGTGGGATTCTCCAGGAGGCAGAGCTAATTCTCCACGAGCGGAGGTGAGCGAGTGGCGTAAATGTCCAAGACGCGGCCGAGTGTGACGACAGGATGGCACCTCGGGACGAGCCCGGGAGGCGGCACGCACAGCTGAGCGCGGAATGAGAAGGATGTGACGGCTTGGATCGCATCCGTGGCCACCGTTCTGGTCGTCCTTTGGCTCCGTTTGAACGCTTCTTAGCCTGTCTGTGGGCTTTGTTGTGTCATTCTCTCACTTTCTCTTTTGTCGCTGCATGTTATGTGTGGACGGGCGCTTCAATAGCAGCACAGCTTCCGGCCACAGAGGCTGAGTCTACACTTTCCAATGGGCCGGCTTGCACGGGGCTCTGACTGTGCTGTTTGAAAGCCAGCCAGGCGTGAAACGGGACATTGTGGCCACATTTGGATCTGCGGTGGTCCAATAGGAGACGAGGCTGCAGAGGTTTGGTGTTTAGATCCGTAGTCGCTGTTTGTTTGGATGCTGCATGGCTGGGAGAAGTAAGCAGCGAGCAGCTGGAGTCAGATGACATATGAGCAACATGATAGCTCGCCAAGCCCTGGACGATGAAGGACTTGGACCACAACGTTCATCTGTGCTCCAAAACTTCTTACGGCGAGGGCTGcatagtgaaacatgaaaggatgccactttgGTAACAAGTTGTACGTAGTTCAAGAAAGAGGTGTCGTATGACGTGGATTCTGGTGTGTAAGCCACTCCCACTACATTCCCAGGAAAAACCCGATGTGTGCGTTTATGAGCGGCATGTGTCACGAGTCCATCCcgggaccagtcagctctttatttgccATGAGCGGCACCGAAATTAAACAATTAGTAATAGTTCCGAAGAGATGAGAATGgaaccataaattagccgcacggttcaaagttgaagaaaaaagtagcgacttaGACAACGGAACTGATGCTTGctgaaaaagactattattaatatcaacgtcactctttgctctttttgtcaACTATATTTTGTTTAGTTAGTTTTTATAATCTTAAGACTTTCAGCATTAACaggttattcttgtacaattcacattttttgttgtgagatcacaccttttttccccttaatattttgactttattctccgaaaattaaagtagtttttttttcatttctgctcttgttgtttactttttcttgtaaactttcatctcataattatgactttaatactcccagaatattttgacttcattctcataactcCAACCTAATGTTTTAAAATTAgaacattatttgttgttttatttgttcgttataaaataacatctttttccagttttattgtactcccatcatattttcacttttccaAAAATCTCAACTTtattgagtttgtttttcatgatctTCCAACTGAAATAACATCTTCAATATTCCAACTGTGTGCtactaaaacattatttttccacatactatgactatttcaactgtcttggtgcaaattctaactttattgccatcatattttcacaaaaaaaagttcacttttaagtgtctcataatatttggactttattcttgtcaaactaGTGCTGGTTTGTCCACGTTAGctgtttgttttagttttctgtTAAATGATGTATTTAGAATGTGgctgccgcactttggacacccctgtctcaTACAGGACATTTTCTTCTGGCTCCTTTGTGCTCCACCAGGCTAAACTTGGAAGCCATCTTCATACCGCTTGCGTGTCGTAGCTGACAGGAGGTGCCCGAGGCAGCTGAGGCGAGACCAGGTTTGGTTTATGGCTTGAAGCCATCGGAGGTGTGATGTCAGTGGTTCCCAATCAGAGATCTACTGAAGGTTCCGCTAGTGAGCAGGTGGACCGGTACGTTGGCAGAGGGCCCCGGGTGCCCGTCAACATGTCTGCGGGACGTCTCCGTGAGACGAGCCAGGCGTCGCTCAGATGCGTGTGGTGTGGTGGTATTTGTGTTGAGAAGAAGGCGATGCGTGCTTGCTTGGCAGAGACGCCACCGGCGTGTCAGAGCAAACAAGCGCATGAGTGCCTGAGCTGAGTGACGCCGGCGATGTCGACGGAGGGCCCCTCGGGTGTCCTCCGTCTTCAAGGAGGGTGGAGGAGAAAGTTCATGCTGCAGGTCCTTCATCTTGGTATTACCTCTCCTAGAACAcgtcatccattcattcattcattcattcgctTCCTGATATCATGTCGTCTTTTCTGATTCCACGTGAGAAAGCTGCTGAGAAGTGAGTGTGAAAGATTGCGACTAGACCGTAAACGCTCCCACCCGATGTTTGCTCtagaaaagcaaataactgcaaaactcctgttgttatttttattaacgccacaaaagaagacacaaaacatttcaatTTCATCAGCTGCACCCGTGGGATGGATGGACGTCTACCAATCCGCGGCTGAAAGAGGCTCGCTGTTTGTGCCGCTCAACAGTTTTGTCACATTCGTTTGGATTGTCCGCAACAGCGTGAGGAATGTTTACCTCCACGAGGAAGCTCGCTCACTCAGCATTTTAATTTCAGTCATGCACGCCACGTGGGTGCCTGCCGAAAGGTTTTTTCATTGAACTTCTTAATTGGAGCTTTTTAATGGCAACACAAGGCTGTGCTGTTTCTTAAAGTAGTCGTAAATAAACTCATTCAGGCAGAATGGAAAACAGAAGCACTAGTTaaggttagttagttagttagttaacCTTAACGCtagttaaagtaaaaataaagtgaaaatattatgaggaaaaattgtaTCATTTgaatctgtgtaggctctcagtcgtacaggagttgtccatcgaggaaaaggcttcttgaga from Dunckerocampus dactyliophorus isolate RoL2022-P2 chromosome 5, RoL_Ddac_1.1, whole genome shotgun sequence encodes the following:
- the LOC129180978 gene encoding tigger transposable element-derived protein 4-like — protein: MASKAVKSHGGRNQLSLEKKIELIRMHDKDKLSARAIAVKLSTQGHRCGRTQILNILKRKQEWIEEFQSNMPLDRKRKVRKTANDELNAILYEWFKDSTARQLPVSGPLLQEKAKEIATQLQLDEFKASNGWLDAFRRRHNVIFGKMNGESGGVETAVVDDWKQKLRDLCDGYAFRDIYNMDETGLFYKASIDSTLHFKGTDCSGGKQSKERITLMLCANALGEKEPAMVIGKAIKPHCFGKIDRKDLLVDYHANKKAWMTSNLFELFMTNLNKKMQRQSRKILMLLDDAPCHPHLQLSNIKLIFLPPNTTSITQPMDQGIIQAAKLKFRKRQLRSIIHQMEQEPSLTAPELMRNTDILKAIYWVDRAWKDTSPETIQKCFTKCGVGPQDFEAGAEQVKAEEPGDELDAVCQKELKMSLEELVGADELLATTDQNQATTLEDYQRRLENTDKPQPSQQEPNLISFSEAFRSLEQMKTLAVSKGCIEMLDRCTDLEEAVQRECQRQKQAARQTLMFDFFKKV